Sequence from the Bacteroidota bacterium genome:
ATAGTTTAAAAACGCCCTTACTATAATTGGAAATATCGATTTATGTACATATATTTGTACTAATAAAAGTACATACAATTTAATACCATGATAACAACGACAATTTCAGACTTCAGAAAAGATATTAAAAGATATCTGGATAATGTTACTCTGAACTTTGAAACTCTAATAATCAATAGAGGCAAAGATACAGGTGTCGTTATCATGTCTATAGATGAATACAATTCTTTAAGTGCAACCCAGCATGAACTTTCGTCAAGAGTCAATGAGAAACGGCTTGATTCTGCCATTGAAAAATTAAAAAGTGAAAAATCATTTTCCAAAGACTTGCTTGAATAGTGAAATACATATTTGTTGACGAGTCTTGGGAAGATTATCTGTATTGGCAGAAAACAGATAAAAAAATGCTTAAAAGGATAAATGATATTTTAAAAGATATTTCAAGGAATCCTTATTCAGGTTTAGGAAAACCAGAACCATTAAAATTCAAATATAAAGGGTTCTCGTCGCGTAGAATAGATGAAGAACATGGATTGATTTATCAAATAAAAAATGACGAGATTCTAATTGCTAAGTGCAGGTTTCATTATGATTAAATTAAAACTGTGTGGTAATAAATAGGACTCTGATCGGCCTTCAAGACCCAGCGAGGAGTCTGTGTTTGTCAAGTAAATCGAAGGCTGACAAGGTCATTGTCTTTTTATAGGTTCTCAAATTCGAAATCCTCAACGTTTCATACCGCCACCATTGGCAATAATGCAAAAAACATCCCCTTATACAGGAAATTATCAAAAAGATTTGAATTTAGTTATCCGATTAGGTAACTTTGCTCATTGATTCCAATAACAAAATTCTGATTTGTAATAATTTAAACAAACAATAAGAGTCTATAAAAACTATTTTTGGGGCTTTTATAATTCCCAACCCAAAAAAGTTCAAGACCGGCTTGATTGGGCTATTGGATTGGTCCGTTCATTAAGGATTGTACCGAAAGTTTATTTCGATCACCTGACCGGAACTGATGAGAT
This genomic interval carries:
- a CDS encoding Txe/YoeB family addiction module toxin, whose amino-acid sequence is MKYIFVDESWEDYLYWQKTDKKMLKRINDILKDISRNPYSGLGKPEPLKFKYKGFSSRRIDEEHGLIYQIKNDEILIAKCRFHYD
- a CDS encoding type II toxin-antitoxin system Phd/YefM family antitoxin — translated: MITTTISDFRKDIKRYLDNVTLNFETLIINRGKDTGVVIMSIDEYNSLSATQHELSSRVNEKRLDSAIEKLKSEKSFSKDLLE